A window of Aurantibacillus circumpalustris genomic DNA:
AATAAACTCTTCCTTTTTAAAATAATCGATGATAGAATCAATGATCAGTTTGTTTTGTTGTTTCGCGTCTAGAAATGGAAGATTTTCTTTTAGATTCCAATGTGGCCAACCTTCTTCATCATTGCCCGCGAATTCGTAAAAACCGTATGGTTCTAGAAGTGTACAAATAGCCACATGCATCACTTCCAACTTTTGATCTTTTTTGTATTTTTTAAAAGGCTTTCCTAATTCCTGCAATCCAATTAAAAATAAAATGGAATCGTAATCAACCTCTGTTTCAAAGCGTTCTTTTAATTTCGTCTGTAATATCTCCCAATCACTTGCCATTTTAATTTTCTTTTATTAGTAAGGTTACTTCGAGTAGCGTTGGTATATAGAGAAGTGTTCTGAAACCGTCTCGGTACCACCTTCTTATATCTCTCAAAGTCTACTCAACATAACAATAAATTAGTTTATTTCTTTAACCCGATTACTCAGCATCACAAATTTTGCTGATTACTATGATTCATTTAAATTAATTTTACAGATTCAATAAATTTAGATCTGTGTAATTAGTGAAACCTGCCTGTCGTAGTTTAGGCTGTGCGACGGCAGGCAGGTTAGTGTCTTACTCCTCCTCATCCGAAAAATCTTTTTTCGTTTCTCTCGGCGGTCTATTTTCATTTATTTGAAAAGCAATAAACTCTAAAATATCTTCTTTGCCATTCTTTTTTTCAGCAGAACTTATAAAGGTATTCGGCATTTCTTCCCACTCTTTTAAAAGTTCCTTCTCAATATTTTTAATGTTTTTAGCGAGCTCACTTTTTGAATTTTTATCTGCTTTTGTATAGATAATCGAAAACGGAATTTCGTTTTCACCACACCAAGTCATAAATTCAAAATCTATTTTTTGCAAAGGTAATCTGCTATCAATCAATATAAATAAACAAACAAGCGTTTCTCTTTTTTTGCAATAGTCGTAAATAATCGTCTCGAATTTTGCGCGGTTATCTTTACTCGTTTTTGCAAATCCATATCCGGGTAAATCCACGAGAAACCAGGAATCATTGATAACAAAATGATTGATAAGCTGCGTTTTTCCAGGAGTTGCGGATACCTTTGCTAGTTTGTTGTTATTACACAACATATTAATCAAAGAAGATTTACCAACGTTACTTCTTCCTATAAATGCATACTCCTGTAAACTTGGTTTAGGACATCCGAAAATACTGGACGCACTTTGTTTAAATACCGCTTTTTTAATTTCCATCTAAAGTCCTTAACCCCTTCTCAATTAAATACGAATTAAAATGTCTCTCTTTTTTACTATCGTACACATCTTTAATAGTCACCAATATGCCAGTCTCTTCCACGTCACCAAAGGTTGTGTTTATAGCGGTCCCGAAACTTTTCATAGTCGGACTCAGATTCATATAAGCGTTCATTAATGGCGGAATGTTTTCTCCCAAATCCCTTACATGTTTATGCAAAATGGCATGCCCCTCTTTATAATTCTGTCCGTGTAAAAGCTTCACAAAGTCATCTGTATTTGTGTTTCTTTCAATGCTATTAACCGGGACAACCAATTTATCTTTATCGGGGAAGTAATAATCCAAAAAACTTAGAATATAATCCCTAGCGACTACATTAAAATCGGTGTACATCGTCACCTTTC
This region includes:
- the yihA gene encoding ribosome biogenesis GTP-binding protein YihA/YsxC, translating into MEIKKAVFKQSASSIFGCPKPSLQEYAFIGRSNVGKSSLINMLCNNNKLAKVSATPGKTQLINHFVINDSWFLVDLPGYGFAKTSKDNRAKFETIIYDYCKKRETLVCLFILIDSRLPLQKIDFEFMTWCGENEIPFSIIYTKADKNSKSELAKNIKNIEKELLKEWEEMPNTFISSAEKKNGKEDILEFIAFQINENRPPRETKKDFSDEEE